One segment of Rhodothermus bifroesti DNA contains the following:
- the coaE gene encoding dephospho-CoA kinase (Dephospho-CoA kinase (CoaE) performs the final step in coenzyme A biosynthesis.): MAALKVPTLGVTGGIGSGKSTVCRLFEALGARVFYADHEAKRLMTEDPALRQAILDAFGPESYQPNGQLNRAYLAERVFDDPNALRRLNALVHPHVLHAFQEARKQATRAQVPLLILEAALLFESGADRLVDHVLVVDAPEAERIRRVVARDGIPPEKVRARMQHQLPPEILRARADFVLENTGSLEQLRQQVEALYRHLTMT; the protein is encoded by the coding sequence ATGGCAGCTTTGAAAGTCCCCACCCTAGGCGTTACCGGCGGCATTGGAAGTGGCAAAAGCACAGTCTGCCGCCTGTTTGAAGCCCTGGGCGCCCGCGTATTCTATGCCGACCATGAAGCTAAACGGCTTATGACCGAGGACCCTGCGTTGCGACAAGCCATCTTGGATGCGTTTGGGCCCGAAAGTTACCAGCCCAATGGACAGCTTAACCGAGCTTATTTGGCTGAACGCGTTTTTGACGATCCTAACGCTCTTCGCCGGCTCAATGCCTTGGTCCACCCGCACGTGCTCCACGCATTCCAAGAAGCCCGCAAGCAGGCCACACGTGCACAGGTACCTTTACTGATTTTAGAAGCAGCACTGCTGTTTGAATCCGGCGCCGACCGGCTAGTAGATCATGTACTCGTGGTTGATGCCCCCGAAGCAGAGCGCATCCGCCGGGTTGTAGCACGCGACGGTATTCCTCCTGAAAAAGTACGTGCCCGCATGCAACACCAGCTCCCCCCTGAAATCCTGAGAGCACGGGCCGATTTTGTCCTAGAAAACACGGGATCGCTAGAGCAGCTTCGCCAACAGGTTGAAGCCCTTTATCGCCACCTTACAATGACGTAG
- a CDS encoding histidine triad nucleotide-binding protein — translation MAEKTLFQRIMDGEIPGEIVYEDDRCIVLRDINPQAPVHLLIIPRKPIPSLNELTEEDAPLIGHLFVVARQMAEREGLARSGYRTVFNTGPDAQQSIYHVHLHLLGGRKFSWPPG, via the coding sequence ATGGCGGAGAAAACGTTGTTCCAGCGGATTATGGACGGCGAGATTCCGGGTGAGATTGTCTACGAAGACGATCGGTGCATTGTGCTGCGCGACATCAACCCCCAGGCGCCCGTCCATTTGCTCATTATTCCACGCAAACCGATTCCTTCGCTCAATGAGCTGACCGAGGAAGACGCCCCACTCATTGGTCACCTGTTTGTTGTAGCCCGCCAAATGGCCGAGCGTGAAGGCCTTGCGCGCAGCGGCTACCGCACCGTGTTTAATACTGGACCCGATGCCCAGCAATCTATTTACCATGTGCATTTGCACCTGCTGGGCGGCCGCAAGTTTAGCTGGCCTCCGGGCTGA
- a CDS encoding 6-pyruvoyl trahydropterin synthase family protein, which produces MPTVYVTRRVHFNAAHRLHNPARSETWNQETFGLCNHPNWHGHNYVLEVTVAGEPNAETGFVLNLRDLKAILEQRILSKLDHKNLNLDVDFLQGIIPTTENLVVAIWRELEDALPAGRLYRIRLYETESNYVEYYGD; this is translated from the coding sequence ATGCCGACCGTTTACGTAACGCGGCGCGTGCACTTTAATGCAGCACACCGCCTGCATAACCCAGCTCGCTCAGAAACCTGGAATCAAGAAACGTTTGGTCTGTGCAACCACCCTAACTGGCACGGCCACAACTACGTGCTTGAAGTCACTGTGGCTGGCGAACCCAACGCGGAAACCGGATTTGTCCTAAATTTGCGCGATTTAAAAGCCATTCTTGAGCAGCGCATCTTGAGCAAGCTAGATCATAAGAACCTGAATTTGGATGTCGACTTTTTACAAGGGATTATTCCGACAACCGAAAACTTGGTGGTAGCCATATGGCGTGAATTAGAAGACGCGCTACCAGCTGGCCGGCTATACCGCATACGTCTGTATGAGACCGAAAGCAACTACGTGGAATACTATGGCGACTAA
- the folE gene encoding GTP cyclohydrolase I FolE encodes MATNNKQHAHSDVWPEAFDGHPVGRYERQDLYCPEATAAIERHVREILRWIGEDPDREGLQRTPERVAMAFQYLTQGYHQDPRAILESALFEEDYNEMILVKDIQIYSLCEHHLLPFFGKAHVAYIPNRKIVGLSKIPRVVDVFARRLQVQERLTIQIRDALESVLQPLGVAVVIEAQHLCMMMRGVEKQHAVTTTSAMSGAFLKEATRAEFMRLINGG; translated from the coding sequence ATGGCGACTAACAACAAGCAGCACGCGCATTCTGACGTGTGGCCTGAAGCCTTTGATGGACATCCAGTTGGACGCTATGAGCGGCAGGACCTGTACTGTCCGGAAGCGACAGCAGCCATCGAGCGGCATGTGCGCGAGATTTTGCGTTGGATTGGAGAAGATCCGGATCGCGAAGGGTTACAGCGCACGCCAGAGCGGGTGGCCATGGCCTTCCAATACCTCACGCAAGGGTACCACCAGGATCCTCGGGCCATTTTGGAGTCGGCCCTTTTCGAAGAGGATTACAACGAAATGATTCTGGTAAAAGATATCCAGATCTACTCCCTATGTGAGCACCACTTGCTGCCCTTCTTTGGGAAAGCGCACGTAGCCTATATTCCCAATAGGAAGATTGTTGGGCTTAGCAAGATTCCGCGGGTAGTGGACGTCTTTGCGCGGCGTTTGCAAGTGCAAGAACGGCTGACGATTCAGATTCGGGATGCGCTGGAATCGGTGTTGCAACCCTTAGGCGTGGCGGTGGTCATTGAAGCGCAGCATTTGTGTATGATGATGCGGGGGGTAGAGAAGCAGCATGCGGTGACGACCACGAGCGCGATGAGTGGTGCCTTTTTAAAAGAAGCAACACGCGCAGAGTTCATGCGGCTCATTAACGGAGGGTGA
- a CDS encoding SDR family oxidoreductase has translation MPVVVITGASQGIGAAIAQAFAEEPAAQLALVARNQERLEAVAAACRDRGAETLVLPCDLTNAAAVEAVARSVLAHWGAPEVLVNNAGLFRPAPLRQTTVEEFQAQLEANLTSAFLVTRAFLEPMIAQRRGHIFFMGSVASLKAYPGSVAYCAAKHGLLGLARVVREETRQLGLRVTVVLPGATYTPSWTGVDLPETRFMPAEDIARAVRDIYHLSARTVVEEILLRPQEGDV, from the coding sequence GTGCCGGTTGTTGTCATTACGGGAGCAAGTCAAGGCATTGGCGCTGCCATTGCGCAGGCTTTTGCTGAAGAACCTGCGGCGCAACTGGCGTTGGTAGCGCGCAATCAAGAGCGGCTGGAAGCTGTAGCCGCAGCCTGCCGGGATCGGGGTGCTGAAACCCTGGTGCTTCCTTGCGACCTGACCAACGCAGCTGCAGTCGAAGCTGTTGCGCGTAGCGTACTTGCACACTGGGGAGCACCAGAAGTATTGGTCAACAACGCGGGGTTATTCCGACCTGCCCCTTTGCGGCAAACCACGGTTGAGGAGTTTCAAGCCCAGCTTGAGGCCAACCTGACGAGTGCTTTTCTGGTTACGCGAGCGTTTCTGGAGCCGATGATTGCCCAGCGGCGAGGCCATATCTTTTTCATGGGATCGGTAGCTTCGCTCAAAGCTTATCCAGGCAGCGTTGCCTATTGTGCAGCCAAACATGGGTTGCTGGGTCTGGCGAGGGTAGTGCGTGAAGAGACACGCCAGCTTGGGTTACGCGTGACGGTCGTGCTACCGGGAGCGACTTACACCCCCAGTTGGACAGGGGTGGACCTGCCCGAGACGCGTTTTATGCCAGCAGAAGATATTGCGCGGGCTGTACGCGACATTTACCACCTTTCAGCCCGAACAGTCGTCGAAGAAATTTTGCTCAGACCGCAAGAAGGAGATGTGTAA
- a CDS encoding nicotinate phosphoribosyltransferase, which yields MSWVSDSNAALFTDLYELTMLQAYWCEGLDTATATFDLFIRQIPGRNYLLACGLDTVLHYLETFRFTPEALDYLSSLGRFKPDFLAYLAQLRFTGDVYAVPEGTPVFAGEPLLQVVAPIGQAQLIETFVLNQITFQTGIASKASRVVQAAQGRLVVDFGARRMHGADAALKAVRAYYIAGVQATSLVLGGQQYGVPVTGTMAHSYIEAHPTEEEAFWAFAQLYPGTTLLVDTYDTLEGVRKVIALHQKYGERFSVGAIRLDSGDLATLARQARQLLDASGLNHVKIFVSGSLDEYRIAELLAQGAPIDGFGVGTRMGTLSDRPYLDSAYKLSEFQGEGRMKLSLEKANLPGRKQVFRFYNEAGEAAYDLIACSDETFPEGEPLLACVMRQGKRTEAGKQTLEAARQRAQEGLRRLPKHLLSLEEADPPYPVRISDRLEALGKAVQQRILQD from the coding sequence ATGAGCTGGGTTTCGGATAGCAATGCGGCTTTATTTACCGACTTGTATGAGCTAACCATGCTGCAGGCCTACTGGTGCGAAGGCCTGGACACGGCTACGGCCACGTTTGACTTGTTCATTCGTCAAATCCCTGGCCGTAATTACCTGCTAGCCTGCGGGCTCGATACTGTGCTGCATTATCTAGAAACGTTCCGGTTCACGCCTGAGGCGCTCGACTACCTCAGCTCACTTGGTCGCTTTAAACCCGACTTTTTAGCGTATCTTGCCCAGTTGCGTTTTACAGGCGACGTTTATGCCGTTCCCGAAGGCACCCCAGTGTTTGCTGGCGAGCCGCTCTTGCAAGTCGTAGCTCCGATTGGCCAAGCCCAGTTAATTGAAACTTTTGTGCTCAATCAGATCACGTTTCAGACCGGCATAGCTTCTAAAGCCAGCCGTGTGGTGCAGGCTGCGCAGGGTCGCTTGGTGGTCGACTTTGGCGCGCGCCGCATGCATGGCGCGGACGCGGCGCTTAAAGCCGTGCGGGCTTACTACATTGCGGGCGTGCAAGCGACTTCGCTGGTTTTGGGCGGCCAGCAGTACGGCGTGCCGGTCACGGGTACGATGGCCCATAGCTACATCGAAGCACATCCGACAGAAGAAGAGGCCTTCTGGGCTTTTGCGCAGCTGTATCCTGGCACAACGCTCTTGGTAGACACCTACGACACGCTCGAGGGCGTCCGTAAAGTCATCGCATTGCATCAGAAGTACGGGGAGCGGTTTTCTGTTGGAGCCATTCGCCTTGATTCGGGCGACCTGGCTACGCTAGCCCGCCAAGCACGGCAATTGCTCGATGCATCGGGCCTAAACCACGTAAAAATCTTTGTTAGTGGTAGCTTAGACGAATACCGCATCGCAGAACTGCTAGCGCAAGGCGCACCTATCGATGGCTTTGGCGTAGGCACCCGTATGGGTACCCTCAGTGACCGGCCCTATCTTGACAGCGCCTACAAACTAAGTGAATTCCAAGGGGAAGGCCGCATGAAACTCTCTTTGGAAAAAGCCAACCTTCCTGGTCGCAAGCAGGTATTTCGGTTTTACAATGAGGCAGGCGAAGCTGCTTATGACCTGATTGCCTGCAGTGACGAGACGTTTCCTGAGGGCGAACCGTTGCTCGCATGCGTGATGCGTCAGGGGAAACGTACTGAAGCAGGCAAGCAAACGCTCGAGGCAGCCCGCCAGCGGGCTCAGGAAGGCTTGCGCCGCTTACCTAAGCATCTGCTTAGCCTGGAAGAGGCGGATCCACCTTATCCTGTACGCATCAGCGACCGGCTGGAAGCATTGGGCAAAGCCGTACAGCAGCGCATTTTGCAGGATTAG
- a CDS encoding PAS domain-containing protein: protein MAGPFIVITPDEATVQEVAQHLQPLELQPLLHFRTLQEWIRYEQNTETAPAALILLALALPDSEGLDAFAEVKLRAIQTPVIALLRREEAMLGIHLLQMGAADYLFRDELCALLLQHVVARALERQKLQNALSEYLQELYASESRFRAILRHYPDGLLVLDEAGRVLLANSEAFRLLMLAETELVGQSIEALFRVSEPGFVVVEALQGLRKLRMQEIACEEDGCRLVLLREPTPAEQGVGVSAGLFTMPA, encoded by the coding sequence ATGGCTGGACCGTTCATTGTGATTACGCCGGATGAGGCGACGGTGCAGGAAGTGGCGCAGCATTTACAGCCGCTTGAACTACAGCCTTTATTGCACTTCCGCACGTTACAAGAATGGATTCGTTACGAGCAAAATACCGAGACTGCACCAGCTGCCCTGATTTTATTAGCGCTGGCTTTACCGGACAGCGAAGGGTTGGATGCCTTTGCAGAAGTAAAACTACGTGCTATCCAGACGCCTGTAATTGCGTTACTGCGCCGTGAAGAGGCCATGCTTGGGATTCATCTGTTGCAAATGGGGGCAGCCGATTATCTTTTTCGGGACGAGCTGTGCGCCTTGTTGCTGCAGCATGTCGTGGCGCGCGCACTTGAGCGCCAAAAGCTACAAAACGCGCTTTCTGAATATTTGCAAGAGCTGTATGCCAGTGAGTCGCGATTCCGGGCTATTCTACGGCATTATCCCGATGGGCTGCTGGTATTGGATGAAGCCGGCCGGGTTTTGCTGGCTAATAGTGAAGCCTTCCGCTTGTTGATGCTTGCGGAGACCGAACTGGTCGGGCAAAGCATAGAGGCCCTTTTTAGGGTTTCTGAGCCGGGCTTTGTCGTGGTTGAGGCACTACAAGGATTGCGAAAATTGCGTATGCAGGAAATTGCTTGTGAAGAAGATGGCTGCCGCTTGGTACTGTTGCGTGAACCAACGCCTGCAGAGCAAGGGGTAGGCGTTTCGGCAGGACTGTTCACCATGCCTGCGTAA
- a CDS encoding YqgE/AlgH family protein, whose product MNPPLALRPGILLVAPPMLRDPNFWRTVVLLCAHDAEGSFGLILNRPVTLTLRDVLEVPVNYPLSLGGPVQPDTLHILHQLGETIPNAQQVTDGVYWGGEVEALLEKLRTDPPEPERIRCFLGYAGWAPGQLEAEYEAGGWLLAPAQAHHVFQNDPLQLWRQVLRSMGGEYALLANFPEDPRLN is encoded by the coding sequence ATGAATCCTCCGCTTGCGTTACGTCCGGGCATCTTGCTCGTTGCGCCCCCGATGCTTCGAGATCCCAACTTCTGGCGTACGGTAGTTTTGCTGTGTGCGCATGATGCTGAAGGAAGCTTTGGGTTGATTTTAAACCGTCCCGTCACGCTCACGTTACGCGACGTGCTCGAGGTGCCGGTCAATTATCCGCTATCCCTGGGGGGGCCAGTGCAGCCCGACACGCTGCACATCCTGCACCAACTGGGGGAAACCATCCCGAATGCCCAGCAAGTAACCGACGGGGTCTATTGGGGAGGCGAAGTTGAGGCCTTGTTGGAGAAACTCCGCACGGATCCTCCTGAACCAGAACGCATACGCTGTTTTTTGGGTTATGCTGGATGGGCGCCTGGACAACTTGAAGCAGAATATGAAGCCGGGGGATGGTTGCTAGCCCCCGCTCAAGCTCATCATGTGTTTCAAAACGATCCTCTTCAGTTGTGGCGGCAGGTGCTGCGCAGCATGGGTGGTGAATATGCCCTCCTGGCAAACTTTCCTGAAGATCCGCGCCTGAATTAA
- a CDS encoding aldo/keto reductase has product MQTYRIPRTELTVSRIAYGCMHLGGPWEVPTISPEVKRRATEAILTALEAGFTLFDHADIYSRGKSERVFGEILRERAIRREAIILQTKCGIRFKDDPPGAPQRYDFSYEHIVRSVEGSLQRLGTDYVDVLLLHRPDALMEPEEVARAFDVLHRSGKVRYFGVSNHTAAQMALLMRYVDQPLVVNQLELSLLHAHLIEEGIVANHNAAPAHAGVTGLLDFCRLHDVLVQAWSPLAKGHLIEPPAEAESRTLRAAEAVAELAEAKQVSREAIALAWLLRHPAPIQPIIGTLSPERIRACAQADTVSLSREEWYALLTAARGERVP; this is encoded by the coding sequence GTGCAAACCTATCGCATTCCACGTACCGAACTGACCGTCTCGCGTATTGCTTATGGTTGCATGCATTTGGGGGGACCCTGGGAGGTCCCTACCATAAGTCCAGAGGTAAAGCGGCGGGCAACCGAAGCTATTTTGACCGCTCTGGAAGCGGGTTTTACGTTATTTGATCACGCCGATATCTACAGCCGAGGAAAATCGGAACGCGTGTTTGGTGAAATTCTCCGGGAACGGGCCATCCGGCGCGAAGCGATCATCCTGCAAACCAAATGTGGCATCCGATTTAAAGATGACCCTCCTGGCGCGCCGCAGCGCTACGATTTTAGTTACGAGCACATTGTGCGCTCCGTTGAAGGAAGCCTGCAGCGGCTTGGAACCGACTACGTGGACGTGCTGCTTTTGCATCGGCCCGATGCACTGATGGAGCCCGAAGAGGTAGCCCGAGCTTTTGACGTCCTGCATCGCAGTGGTAAGGTGCGCTACTTTGGCGTGAGTAACCATACCGCGGCACAAATGGCTTTGCTAATGCGCTACGTCGATCAGCCGCTGGTCGTCAACCAACTCGAACTTAGTTTGCTGCATGCCCACCTGATCGAAGAAGGGATTGTGGCCAACCACAATGCAGCCCCGGCCCATGCAGGCGTGACGGGCTTGCTGGATTTCTGCCGCTTGCATGACGTGCTCGTGCAGGCTTGGTCGCCGTTAGCTAAAGGGCATCTTATTGAGCCTCCAGCAGAAGCCGAAAGCCGCACGCTGCGTGCAGCCGAGGCCGTTGCAGAACTGGCCGAGGCAAAGCAAGTGTCGCGTGAAGCCATTGCTCTGGCCTGGCTTTTGAGGCACCCTGCGCCAATTCAACCGATTATTGGCACGCTCTCGCCTGAACGCATTCGGGCCTGCGCTCAAGCCGATACCGTTTCGCTAAGCCGCGAAGAGTGGTATGCCCTGCTGACGGCTGCCCGGGGCGAGCGTGTGCCCTAA
- a CDS encoding T9SS type A sorting domain-containing protein — protein sequence MKRYLFLLLWPMAAAAQTLHPLPEPTAPPSPKSYVLHVTDWLNQQPEALQALADFHRRKALGLLSATPTIQAPPNIGDRQNFKVRNFTNGTLENRLFELRAIEARFYLWVEVASLDSGYVDNVKLEALRRALAEATPSGSYNPNQGIIANNEEVFGSPPNVDKDGKTDVLLVDIRDGWNPESGGGFIAGFVYSGDLVPFGNNRDVLYLDTYPSLSQGFPLEQLLATAAHEYQHLIHFNYDQQELTFVNEGLSEWAEILNGYSRRPMRYLSDVKRYNVELFRWSENQSLAVLDDYERAGLFTTYLEERLGALATGAITRDLASGLPGYRNALNSISLDFSDFLVDFHTANFLNDPSLNPAYGYSRTAFQDLRAAPAVVYDGRIATQTPDTTITVQGGGVQYLVWTYVKDFTVTLSGTNFAVRAVRYPPNSAPVVESLSGGSFTFSGVYNRVVLIVVCPTTGTPSQITYRASWSADRTFTPQLAQYDNGQAQTPFALSGGLELLTRFENPRPGYTLLGRVRLPLYFYSQFQNGPPSTAPRDFTLTVRAAQPDGTPGNLLFEQTFNDPRPYQPVTSLTLAFAEIDLFPYANQMGNLPNTFFIGYRDAGSDTNQVVLVTAAYTVENRSFIGPRRDGSWLPLWETRLSDNTRLNNRIIPIRVEFLISDWPVLAEEPPTLATAPRLEAPYPNPFRHEAVLRYHLPKTGPVRLSVYDLLGRQVAVLVDEPRLAGTHVVRLNAERWASGVYLCVFEAEGQRYIQRLYVVH from the coding sequence ATGAAGCGCTATCTCTTTTTGCTGCTTTGGCCCATGGCAGCTGCAGCTCAAACGCTGCACCCGCTTCCTGAGCCTACTGCACCGCCAAGCCCCAAAAGCTACGTGCTGCACGTGACCGACTGGCTGAATCAGCAGCCTGAAGCCCTACAAGCCCTGGCCGACTTCCACCGCCGTAAAGCCTTAGGCTTGCTGTCTGCGACACCTACCATTCAAGCTCCCCCCAACATTGGCGATCGGCAAAACTTTAAGGTTCGCAACTTTACAAACGGTACCCTAGAAAATCGCCTGTTTGAGCTGCGTGCCATTGAGGCGCGTTTCTACCTGTGGGTCGAGGTCGCTTCGCTCGATAGCGGCTACGTCGACAACGTCAAGCTGGAAGCGTTACGCAGAGCACTCGCTGAAGCAACCCCGAGCGGCTCATATAATCCTAACCAAGGCATCATCGCCAATAACGAGGAAGTCTTCGGCAGCCCACCCAATGTTGACAAAGATGGGAAAACAGACGTGCTGCTGGTCGACATCCGTGACGGCTGGAATCCTGAAAGCGGCGGAGGTTTTATTGCCGGTTTTGTCTATAGCGGCGACCTGGTCCCGTTCGGCAATAATCGCGACGTCCTTTACCTAGATACTTATCCCTCACTTAGCCAAGGATTTCCTTTAGAACAGCTTCTGGCCACGGCTGCACATGAGTATCAGCACTTGATTCATTTCAACTACGACCAACAGGAGCTGACGTTTGTCAACGAAGGCCTCTCAGAGTGGGCAGAAATCCTAAACGGCTACAGCCGTCGCCCTATGCGCTACCTAAGCGATGTAAAGCGCTACAATGTGGAGCTCTTTCGCTGGTCTGAAAATCAGTCCCTAGCTGTACTGGACGACTACGAGCGCGCAGGGCTTTTTACAACCTACCTGGAGGAGCGCCTTGGAGCTCTTGCCACGGGGGCCATCACCCGAGACCTTGCTAGCGGCTTGCCGGGCTATCGAAACGCCTTAAACTCCATAAGCTTAGACTTTAGTGACTTCTTGGTGGATTTTCACACTGCCAATTTCCTAAACGACCCGAGCCTAAACCCTGCCTACGGCTACAGCCGCACAGCCTTTCAAGACCTGCGCGCTGCCCCCGCGGTCGTCTATGACGGCCGCATCGCTACGCAAACGCCCGACACAACCATTACGGTGCAGGGCGGAGGTGTACAATACCTGGTGTGGACCTATGTCAAAGACTTTACGGTAACCCTTAGTGGAACCAACTTTGCCGTGCGTGCCGTTCGCTATCCTCCCAACAGTGCGCCGGTGGTGGAATCTTTAAGCGGAGGTTCTTTCACGTTTTCTGGCGTGTACAACCGGGTTGTACTCATCGTAGTGTGTCCTACCACCGGTACACCCTCACAGATCACCTACCGCGCTAGCTGGAGCGCAGACCGGACTTTCACGCCACAACTTGCCCAATATGACAATGGTCAGGCCCAAACACCTTTTGCGCTTTCCGGAGGCTTAGAGCTGCTCACCCGCTTTGAAAATCCACGTCCGGGCTACACCCTTCTAGGGCGCGTACGCTTACCGCTGTATTTTTACAGCCAGTTTCAAAACGGACCGCCCAGTACCGCGCCCCGCGACTTTACGCTGACGGTGCGGGCTGCACAGCCAGATGGCACGCCAGGCAACCTACTTTTCGAACAAACCTTTAACGACCCACGTCCTTATCAGCCGGTAACCTCTTTAACCCTGGCATTTGCGGAGATCGATCTGTTCCCCTATGCCAACCAGATGGGCAACTTACCCAACACCTTCTTTATCGGCTATCGGGATGCGGGTAGCGACACCAACCAGGTTGTGTTGGTTACTGCAGCATATACGGTTGAAAACCGCTCTTTTATTGGCCCACGCCGCGATGGCTCTTGGCTGCCCCTTTGGGAGACGCGGTTAAGTGATAATACCCGGCTAAACAACCGTATTATTCCGATCCGGGTAGAATTTCTCATAAGCGATTGGCCGGTTCTGGCCGAGGAGCCTCCTACGCTGGCTACCGCGCCGCGGCTTGAAGCGCCGTACCCCAATCCCTTTCGCCATGAGGCGGTGCTCCGCTACCACTTGCCCAAGACGGGTCCCGTGCGCCTCAGCGTATATGACCTATTGGGCCGGCAGGTAGCCGTGCTTGTGGATGAACCTCGGCTGGCCGGTACACACGTAGTTCGGTTAAACGCCGAAAGGTGGGCCAGTGGGGTTTACCTTTGCGTGTTCGAGGCCGAAGGGCAGCGCTACATCCAGCGCCTATACGTGGTGCACTGA
- a CDS encoding polysaccharide biosynthesis C-terminal domain-containing protein, giving the protein MPSGRLHRLASETAIYGLSSILARLLNFFLFPFYSHVFPPDAYGIISIVYTAFIFLNIVYQYGMESAYLRFAVEAETLETRRHIFSTTVGSLLLTSLGFSLLMVLFPEPIAMLIDLEARYQWLLYYVALILVLDTLAVVPFAELRLQNRPWRFALIRLAGVIVNVGLNVWLLIGLHWGLEAVFFANAIASAVTLLLLGPEFLRLMRPAFDQKLWQRLLRFGLPFLPGGLGYAITDRINLLFLKRLSPEQVRQLYGDRFDLEALAHEAERAAQAVLERASGVLSPEVQHRMSEAAQAVYANHVVGVYNGVLKLAIFLMLFVQMFRFAWQPFFLQHARDPDAPHLFARVFVLLSAISLLIFLAVSLFAQEIVRLPLPGGYVLVNARYWTGLFIVPVALLGYLFQGWYYVFSAGAYLQHRTGYFVPCTLAGAAASLMLNALLVPRWGMLGAAWATTLAYALMALLLWRLIQPHYPVPYPWHQVLAMGVWAGLLFGAWHSWPLLQHPLPEVLLLFAFIGGLFSLRVVRVQEVRRLFTHRASSA; this is encoded by the coding sequence ATGCCTTCGGGGCGCCTGCATCGACTTGCTTCTGAAACCGCAATTTACGGGCTTTCCTCCATTTTAGCCCGTTTGCTCAACTTTTTTCTTTTTCCTTTTTATTCGCACGTCTTTCCCCCGGATGCCTACGGCATTATTTCGATTGTGTACACGGCCTTTATCTTTTTGAACATCGTGTACCAATACGGCATGGAGTCAGCCTACCTGCGCTTTGCCGTTGAAGCCGAAACGCTCGAAACGCGAAGGCACATCTTCAGCACAACGGTCGGCTCACTTCTGCTCACCTCTTTAGGGTTTTCGTTGCTCATGGTGCTTTTCCCTGAGCCAATAGCTATGCTGATTGACCTCGAAGCCCGCTACCAATGGCTCCTCTACTACGTGGCCCTCATTCTAGTGCTCGATACGCTGGCCGTAGTACCCTTTGCCGAGCTGCGGCTTCAAAACCGCCCGTGGCGATTTGCACTGATTCGCTTGGCAGGGGTAATCGTTAATGTAGGGCTAAACGTCTGGCTGCTGATTGGACTGCACTGGGGACTCGAAGCAGTCTTTTTCGCCAACGCTATCGCCTCAGCCGTTACCCTCCTCCTCCTTGGTCCTGAGTTTTTGCGCCTAATGCGGCCTGCGTTCGACCAAAAGCTTTGGCAACGCTTGCTGCGCTTTGGATTACCGTTTCTACCTGGCGGCCTAGGCTATGCCATTACCGACCGCATTAACCTGCTTTTTCTCAAGCGCCTTTCGCCTGAGCAGGTGAGGCAACTCTATGGAGACCGCTTCGATCTAGAAGCTTTGGCCCATGAAGCTGAACGTGCAGCTCAGGCCGTGCTAGAACGCGCCAGCGGCGTGCTTTCTCCAGAAGTGCAACACCGCATGAGCGAAGCTGCCCAAGCCGTCTATGCTAACCATGTGGTAGGCGTCTACAATGGTGTACTCAAACTGGCCATTTTTTTAATGCTTTTCGTGCAAATGTTTCGCTTTGCTTGGCAACCCTTCTTTTTGCAACATGCCCGCGATCCCGATGCCCCTCACCTGTTTGCCCGCGTTTTTGTGCTACTAAGCGCTATCAGCCTGCTGATCTTTTTGGCTGTATCCCTGTTTGCTCAAGAAATTGTTCGCCTGCCTTTACCTGGAGGCTATGTGCTCGTCAATGCCCGCTACTGGACCGGACTGTTTATCGTACCGGTAGCCCTATTAGGCTACCTGTTTCAAGGCTGGTACTATGTGTTTTCCGCCGGAGCCTATCTCCAGCATCGCACTGGATACTTCGTTCCTTGCACGCTGGCTGGTGCAGCTGCTTCGTTGATGCTCAACGCACTGCTGGTACCGCGTTGGGGCATGCTGGGCGCTGCCTGGGCTACTACTTTAGCCTATGCCCTCATGGCCTTGTTACTTTGGCGACTCATCCAACCTCACTATCCCGTTCCTTATCCCTGGCACCAAGTACTGGCCATGGGCGTTTGGGCCGGACTGCTCTTTGGCGCTTGGCATAGCTGGCCGCTATTGCAACATCCTCTCCCAGAAGTGCTGCTGCTTTTTGCCTTTATTGGGGGCCTATTCAGCCTTCGCGTAGTACGTGTGCAAGAAGTGCGCAGACTGTTTACACACCGCGCCTCTTCAGCGTAG